From the Bradyrhizobium ontarionense genome, the window GCGCCCAGTTCATTTCAGTCGGGCCGCAGTTTTCCTTCGCGAATTGAGGATGTCTTCTGGTGACGTTTATTTCGCGTTCTTTGTGGAGCGTCGTCGTCCTTGTCATCGCCGCCGCCGCAGCACCTGCTCATGCTGTAACCGAGATCATGTGGTGGCATGCGATGTCGGGCGAACTCGGCAAGCAGGTCGACAGGCTCGCGGCCGAGTTCAACGCGTCCCAGCCGGACTATCGCATCGTTCCGACCTACAAGGGCAGCTACACCGAAACGGTCACGGCCGCGATCTTCGCATTCCGGTCGCGCAGCCAGCCCGCGATCGTGCAGGTCAACGAGATCGCAACCGCCACGATGACGGCAGCCAAGGGCGCGATCTATCCTGTCTACGAACTGATGCATGACGAGCAGGAGAGTTTTTCGCCGTCCGCCTTTCTTCCGGCGGTGACCGGCTATTATGCCGATGCTGACGGCAATCTGCTGTCGTTTCCGTTCAACGCGTCCACGCCGATCCTCTACTACAACAAGAGCGAGTTTCGCGCCGCCGGGCTCGACCCCGAAATTGCGCCGAAGACCTGGCCGGAGCTTGGAAAAGCAGCCAAGCGGCTGCGTGACAGCGGCGTAGCCTGCGGCTTCACCACCTCGTGGCCGGCCTGGATCAACATCGAGAATTTCTCCGCCTTCCACAATCTGCCGATCTCGACCCGCGCCAACGGCTTTGCCGGGCTCGACGCCGTCCTGACCTTCAACAATCCGCACGTCACCCGCCACATCGCCCAGCTCGTGGACTGGCAGAAGAGCAAACTTTTCGACTACGGCGGTCGCGGCCAGGCCGCCGAACCGCGGTTCCAGAAGGGCGAGTGCGGCATCTTCATCGGATCGTCGGCTACGCGCGCCGACATCAAGGCGAATTCGAAGTTCGAAGTCGGCTACGGCATGTTGCCGTACTGGCCGGACATCGCGGGTGCGCCGCAGAACTCCATCATCGGCGGCGCGACCCTGTGGGTGCTGCGGAACCGTCCTGCCGCGGAATACAAGGGTGCGGCCAAATTCTTTGCCTATCTGTCACGGCCCGACATCCAGGCTGCCTGGCACCAGAACACGGGCTATCTGCCGATCACGCAGGCGGCGTTCGATCTCACGCGCGCACAAGGGTTCTATGACCGCAATCCGGGAACGGCAATTTCCATCGAGCAGGTGACGCTCCATCCGCCCACGGAAAATTCGCGCGGCCTGCGGCTCGGCTCGTTCGTGCTGGTCCGCGACGCCATCGAGGATGAGATGGAGCAGGCGTTCGGCGGCCGCAAATCGCCGCAGGCCGCGCTCGATGCCGCCGTCGAACGCGGCAACCGCCTGCTGCGCCAGTTCGAGCGGGCGAGCCCGGACCGCTGATGATGGCGCTGCCGCCGGTCGCCGATGGCGCGCAGCTCCAGCGCTTGCGTGCCGATGAGGCGGGCTGGCTGCCGGCTGGGCGC encodes:
- the ugpB gene encoding sn-glycerol-3-phosphate ABC transporter substrate-binding protein UgpB; its protein translation is MTFISRSLWSVVVLVIAAAAAPAHAVTEIMWWHAMSGELGKQVDRLAAEFNASQPDYRIVPTYKGSYTETVTAAIFAFRSRSQPAIVQVNEIATATMTAAKGAIYPVYELMHDEQESFSPSAFLPAVTGYYADADGNLLSFPFNASTPILYYNKSEFRAAGLDPEIAPKTWPELGKAAKRLRDSGVACGFTTSWPAWINIENFSAFHNLPISTRANGFAGLDAVLTFNNPHVTRHIAQLVDWQKSKLFDYGGRGQAAEPRFQKGECGIFIGSSATRADIKANSKFEVGYGMLPYWPDIAGAPQNSIIGGATLWVLRNRPAAEYKGAAKFFAYLSRPDIQAAWHQNTGYLPITQAAFDLTRAQGFYDRNPGTAISIEQVTLHPPTENSRGLRLGSFVLVRDAIEDEMEQAFGGRKSPQAALDAAVERGNRLLRQFERASPDR